A single region of the Cinclus cinclus chromosome 10, bCinCin1.1, whole genome shotgun sequence genome encodes:
- the EHHADH gene encoding peroxisomal bifunctional enzyme gives MAQYARGSAVAVIRLHNPPVNALSLAVLQALEDGLKKADADPSVKAVMICGENGKFSAGADIRGFSSPKRHGPGLGPIVSLIESCEKPVVAAIEGVALGGGLEVALGCHYRIAHVKARMGLPEVTIGLLPGGEGTQRLPRLIGVPAALDMITTGKHIPATEALKLGLVDEIVEENTIEAAIHLANKVIGQPLGPRRLSLKPVPKLPNMEAFLREAAAKVKKQARGCLAPELCFQAVRAATEGPFAEGLRRERELFQVLLSSGQARALQYAFFAERAVHRWATPSGASWSSAAPQPVRKAAVIGLGTMGRGIVTSLVKANIPVVALEQDLEYLNKGRKAVMLLLEREAMKTEGGAQTLDFHNPARLQFTVDFDVLRDVDLVIEAVFENMALKKEIFHKLSKICKPGALLCTNTSALNIDEIASATSRPQQVIGTHFFSPAHVMRLLEIIYGRHTSPTAIATAMQLAKALKKVGVVVGNCFGFVGNRMMFPYVQQAVFLLEEGSRPEAVDQVLEDFGFKIGPFRTSDLAGLDVGWRSRQGQGLTGPSLPAGTPARQRQGRRYSPLPDLLCEHGRFGQKTGRGWYRYEKAGGRTATPDPWLHNFLCQYRDTHGIETRFIDQEEILERCLFSLINEGFAILAEGIASGPEHLDVIYINGYGWPKHTGGPMFYASTVGLPRVLAKLQKYSEAHPDVPGLRPSAFLKKLVAVGNPPLKEWMSYLSRQSPKL, from the exons ATGGCGCAGTACGCGAGGGGCTCTGCCGTGGCAGTCATCCGGCTCCACAACCCGCCCGTCAACGCGCTCAG TCTGGCAGTTCTCCAGGCTTTAGAGGATGGGCTGAAGAAAGCAGATGCAGATCCCTCAGTGAAAGCTGTTATGATTTGtggagaaaatgggaaattcAGTGCAG GAGCTGACATCCGAGGATTTTCCTCCCCGAAGAGACACGGACCCGGCCTGGGCCCCATCGTGTCTCTCATCGAAAGCTGCGAGAAGCCGGTGGTGGCGGCCATCGAAGGCGTGGCTTTAGGAGGAGGCCTGGAGGTGGCCCTGGGCTGTCACTACCGCATTGCACACGTGAAG GCTCGGATGGGTCTGCCAGAGGTCACCATAGGGTTACTTCCAGGTGGTGAAGGCACTCAGCGACTCCCCAGACTGATTGGAGTACCAGCTGCTCTGGATATGATCACTACAG GAAAACACATTCCAGCAACTGAAGCACTGAAGCTGGGCTTGGTTGATGAAATTGTGGAAGAAAACACCATTGAGGCAGCAATCCATTTGGCAAACAAAGTGATTG GTCAGCCCCTGGGACCCCGCAGGCTCAGCCTTAAGCCAGTTCCCAAGCTGCCCAACATGGAAGCGTTCCTGCGTGAAGCTGCTGCGAAGGTGAAGAAGCAGGCGCGGGGGTGCCTGGCTCCGGAGCTGTGCTTCCAGGCCGTGCGAGCCGCCACCGAGGGGCCCTTTGCCGAGGGCTTGCGGCGGGAGCGGGAGCTGTTCCAGGTGCTGCTGAGCTCGGGGCAGGCCCGGGCCCTGCAGTACGCGTTCTTCGCCGAGAGAGCCGTGCACAGGTGGGCAACTCCCAGCGGAGCCTCCTGGAGCAGCGCTGCCCCGCAGCCCGTGCGCAAGGCTGCCGTCATAG GGCTGGGAACAATGGGCCGAGGCATTGTGACTTCTCTGGTTAAGGCCAACATACCTGTGGTagccctggagcaggatctggaGTATCTGAACAAGGGAAGGAAAGCTGTGATGCTCCTTCTGGAACGTGAGGCTATGAAGACGGAAGGGGGTGCCCAGACCCTGGATTTCCATAACCCCGCACGTCTCCAGTTCACTGTGGACTTTGATGTGTTGCGTGATGTAGACCTAGTCATCGAGGCTGTGTTCGAGAACATGGCACTAAAGAAGGAAATATTCCACAAGCTCTCAAAGATCTGCAAGCCAGGAGCCTTGCTGTGTACAAACACATCAGCCCTGAACATCGACGAAATAGCTTCTGCCACGAGCCGCCCACAGCAGGTCATTGGCACACACTtcttctcccctgcccacgTGATGAGGCTGCTGGAAATCATCTATGGCCGCCACACGTCCCCCACCGCCATCGCCACCGCTATGCAGCTGGCCAAAGCCCTGAAAAAAGTCGGAGTGGTGGTAGGGAATTGTTTCGGGTTTGTTGGGAATCGCATGATGTTTCCGTACGTACAACAAGCAGTTTTCCTTTTAGAGGAAGGGAGCAGGCCAGAAGCAGTAGATCAGGTTCTTGAAGATTTTGGGTTTAAGATAGGCCCTTTCCGCACGTCTGACCTCGCCGGGCTGGATGTGGGCTGGAGGTCTCGGCAGGGCCAGGGCCTGACGGGGCCGTCCCTCCCCGCAGGCACACCGGCCCGGCAGCGGCAGGGCCGGCGCTACAGCCCCCTGCCAGACCTCCTGTGCGAGCACGGCCGCTTCGGCCAGAAGACCGGCAGGGGCTGGTACCGCTACGAGAAGGCCGGGGGCAGGACAGCCACGCCAGACCCATGGCTCCACAACTTCCTGTGCCAGTACAGAGACACCCATGGCATCGAGACCCGCTTTATAGACCAGGAGGAAATCCTGGAGCggtgtttgttttccctcatCAACGAGGGGTTTGCCATCCTGGCTGAGGGGATAGCGTCAGGCCCGGAGCACCTGGATGTCATTTACATCAATGGCTACGGGTGGCCGAAGCACACGGGTGGCCCCATGTTCTACGCCTCCACTGTGGGGCTCCCTCGCGTGCTGGCTAAACTGCAGAAATACTCTGAGGCCCACCCTGATGTGCCCGGGCTACGGCCCAGTGCCTTTCTGAAAAAGCTGGTGGCTGTGGGGAACCCCCCCCTCAAGGAGTGGATGTCCTACCTGAGTCGGCAGAGCCCCAAACTGTGA